The following are encoded together in the Lathyrus oleraceus cultivar Zhongwan6 chromosome 3, CAAS_Psat_ZW6_1.0, whole genome shotgun sequence genome:
- the LOC127127685 gene encoding uncharacterized protein LOC127127685, with protein sequence MGVIKDGTISGVLPEPHGFLVHYPGYPSSASRAIDTLGGTQGILKARSSQSNRLELRFRPEDPYSHPAFGECRPTNALLLKISKKKIPDDDGAKASNNMCGMEHVMQEIPVESEHGAADKVDEKESLCADIVAHVPEAYFFEGMADYQYVVPVHADVAKRKKRNWAEPEETHLAKGSRIDVDHEDIMIIVPPIFSPKDMPENLVLRLPTVSSSKKKDDQEIAQPHFEIDREPVLALDFHIKEIPKKVNWEEYIPQGSDQWESQMAVSRLFDEKPIWCKNSLTERLLDKGLSFSHGMLRRLLSRIAYYFSSGPFLRFWIKKGYDPRKDPDSRIYQRIDYRVPVPLRSYLDTHSANKLEHRWGDICAFRAFPYKFQTSLQFFELVDDYIQSEINKPPMQATCTFESGWFSLRKINCIRQLLMVRYLSIFPSKLLTSLLKTATYKFEKMKRECNRISMKLDGVEPQQANTGLEESEEPDNVEDEDREAAEANDSEEEESEEELDLIGDTEMPLPSPSRLNISMTHLQDLFGSFPPDEIDGNKAPENGSEEEYQIYEEDSDNYSEE encoded by the exons ATGGGAGTGATCAAGGATGGCACGATCTCCGGGGTCCTACCAGAGCCTCATGGATTTCTGGTGCACTATCCTGGTTATCCATCCTCAGCCTCTCGCGCTATTGACACACTGGGTGGAACTCAAGGCATCCTTAAG GCTCGCAGTTCACAATCAAACAGATTAGAGCTCAGGTTCCGCCCTGAAGACCCTTATTCTCATCCTGCATTTGGGGAGTGTCGTCCCACTAATGCTTTACTTCTGAAAATATCCAAGAAAAAAATTCCTGATGATGATGGTGCCAAAGCTTCTAATAACATGTGTGGAATGGAGCATGTGATGCAAGAAATTCCTGTAGAAAGTGAGCACGGAGCTGCTGATAAAGTAGATGAAAAGGAAAGTCTCTGTGCTGATATTGTTGCTCATGTTCCCGAGGCTTATTTCTTTGAAG GAATGGCCGATTACCAGTATGTTGTTCCTGTCCATGCGGATGTTGCAAAGAGGAAGAAGAGAAATTGGGCAGAACCAGAAGAAACACACTTAG CTAAGGGCAGTCGTATAGATGTGGATCATGAAGACATTATGATCATAGTGCCTCCGATTTTTTCTCCAAAAGACATGCCAGAAAACTTAGT CTTGAGACTACCTACCGTGTCAAGTTCAAAAAAGAAAGATGATCAGGAAATTGCACAGCCCCATTTTGAG ATCGACAGGGAGCCAGTTCTTGCACTTGATTTTCACATTAAAGA AATTCCTAAAAAAGTGAATTGGGAGGAATACATACCACAAGGCTCAGATCAGTGGGAGTCACAAATGGCCGTATCTAGATTGTTTGATGAGAAACCTATATGGTGCAAAAACTCACTTACTGAACGCCTGCTCGATAAGGGCTTAAGCTTTTCACATGGCATGTTAAGAAG GCTTCTATCTAGAATTGCTTACTACTTTTCGAGCGGACCATTTCTAAGGTTCTGGATAAAGAAAGGATACGATCCACGCAAAGATCCTGATTCTCGCAT TTATCAAAGAATTGATTATCGGGTACCAGTCCCATTGAGAAGTTACCTTGATACTCACTCGGCCAATAA ATTGGAACATAGATGGGGTGATATATGTGCCTTCCGTGCTTTCCCTTACAAGTTCCAGACATCTTTACAGTTCTTTGAGCTTGTTGATGATTATATTCAATCTGAAATAAATAAGCCTCCAATGCAGGCAACTTGCACA TTCGAATCTGGGTGGTTCTCACTCCGAAAGATCAATTGTATTAGACAACTTCTTATGGTGAGATACCTATCAATATTTCCCAGCAAGCTACTTACAAGTTTACTCAAGACTGCTACTTACAAGTTTgagaagatgaagagggagtGCAATAGGATCTCTATGAAGCTTGATGGAGTGGAACCCCAGCAAGCTAATACAG GCTTGGAAGAAAGTGAAGAGCCCGACAATGTTGAGGATGAGGACAGGGAGGCAGCTGAGGCTAATGATAGCGAGGAGGAGGAATCGGAAGAAGAACTTGATCTG ATCGGAGATACTGAAATGCCTCTGCCGTCTCCTTCTC GTCTGAATATTTCAATGACCCACTTACAGGATCTGTTTGGTAGCTTTCCACCTGATGAAATTGACGGCAACAAAGCGCCGGAAAATGGTAGTGAAGAAGAATACCAGATATACGAGGAAGATAGTGACAACTACTCAGAAGAATGA
- the LOC127127686 gene encoding uncharacterized protein LOC127127686 translates to MVVIEQEKTDDRNANLSNATAGNDASDGFETASEADLDSDGDEGGASSREELQHREKPQQPPKRTEGEQGQDVPQRSISSEDALINEDELRQKALDEANEAKVEGNKVFVDGKYEEALSQYEHALQVALDMPSFVEIRSICYANRAVCFLKLGKYENTIKECTKALELNPAYVKALVRRGEAHEKLEHFEEAIADMKKILEIDPSNGQARKAIRRLEPLAAVKREKMKEEMIAKLKEMGNSVLGRFGMSVDNFKAVKDPNTGSYSISMER, encoded by the exons ATGGTAGTGATAGAGCAGGAGAAGACCGACGATCGAAACGCGAATCTATCAAACGCTACTGCCGGCAACGACGCCTCCGACGGCTTCGAAACCGCCAGTGAGGCCGATCTCGATAGCGACGGTGACGAAGGCGGAGCAAGCAGCCGAGAAGAATTGCAGCACCGCGAGAAACCGCAGCAGCCGCCGAAGCGGACAGAGGGAGAACAAGGACAAGATGTTCCTCAGAGAAGCATTTCCTCCGAAGATGCTTTGATCAATGAAGATGAATTGAGACAG AAAGCATTGGATGAAGCAAATGAAGCAAAAGTAGAAGGTAACAAAGTCTTTGTAGATGGGAAGTATGAGGAGGCATTATCTCAATATGAACATGCTTTACAAGTTGCACTAGACATGCCTTCATTTGTGGAAATACGCTCAATATGCTATGCAAACCGTGCTGTGTGTTTTTTAAAACTG GGAAAATATGAAAATACAATTAAAGAATGCACAAAAGCATTGGAGCTGAATCCTGCATATGTTAAAGCTTTGGTAAGAAGAGGAGAAGCTCATGAAAAGCTTGAACATTTTGAAGAGGCAATTGCTG ATATGAAAAAGATCTTAGAAATTGATCCCTCAAATGGTCAAGCTAGGAAAGCCATCCGTCGACTAGAGCCCCTTGCTGCAGTCAAACGAGAAAAAATGAAAGAAGAAATGATAG CAAAATTGAAAGAAATGGGTAATTCTGTCTTGGGACGCTTTGGGATGAGCGTTGACAACTTCAAAGCAGTCAAAGATCCAAACACTGGTTCCTATTCTATCTCAATGGAACGCTAA